Proteins encoded together in one Musa acuminata AAA Group cultivar baxijiao chromosome BXJ3-6, Cavendish_Baxijiao_AAA, whole genome shotgun sequence window:
- the LOC135640819 gene encoding peamaclein-like: protein MKPLYSILALLLVLFASSCLQATMAGSAFCESKCKVRCSKASVQDRCLKYCGLCCEQCRCVPSGTYGHKDECPCYRDKYTGSGKRRRPKCP, encoded by the exons ATGAAGCCCCTCTACTCCATCTTAGCTCTTCTCCTCGTCCTCTTCGCCTCTTCCTGCCTCCAAGCCACCATGGCAGGCTCAG CGTTCTGCGAGTCCAAGTGCAAGGTGAGGTGCTCCAAGGCGAGCGTTCAGGACCGGTGCCTCAAGTACTGCGGGCTGTGCTGCGAGCAGTGCCGGTGCGTGCCATCGGGAACGTACGGACACAAAGATGAGTGCCCCTGTTACAGGGACAAGTACACAGGCAGTGGGAAGAGGAGGCGACCCAAGTGTCCTTGA